A region of Lacinutrix sp. Hel_I_90 DNA encodes the following proteins:
- the pyk gene encoding pyruvate kinase, with protein MLKRKKTKIVATLGPATSSKEVLKAMLEEGADVFRINFSHADYEDVKERVKMIRELNAEFGYNACILADLQGPKLRVGIMKGEVIVNAGDEIIFATGKRFVGTKKRVYMTYDNFPQDAKPGERILLDDGKLIFEVVSTDKKTEVKARVIQGGPLKSRKGVNLPNTNISQPALTEKDIEDAIFACELQVDWMALSFVRHAEDLMVLQELIKKHSEHKIPIIAKIEKPEGVENIDKIVAYCDGLMVARGDLGVEIPAQEVPLVQKQLVLRAKRARIPVIIATQMMETMIDSLTPTRAEVNDVANSVMDGADAVMLSGETSVGKYPVEVIRQMASIIRSVEDSDLINVPQEPPQIRTKRYITKSICYHASLMANEINANGISTLTNSGYTAFQISAWRPSAHILVFTSNKRILTQLNLLWGVKAFFYDKFVSTDETIEDVNRMAQEMGYLKKGDMLVSLAAMPIQEKGMVNTLRVTEI; from the coding sequence ATGTTAAAAAGAAAAAAAACGAAGATTGTTGCTACGTTAGGACCGGCAACCAGTTCTAAAGAAGTTTTAAAAGCCATGCTTGAAGAAGGCGCTGATGTGTTTAGAATTAACTTTTCACATGCAGATTATGAAGATGTAAAAGAACGTGTAAAAATGATTCGTGAACTCAATGCAGAGTTTGGTTATAACGCTTGCATTTTAGCAGATTTACAAGGCCCAAAACTTCGCGTTGGTATTATGAAAGGGGAGGTGATTGTGAATGCTGGCGATGAAATTATTTTTGCTACCGGTAAACGTTTTGTAGGGACTAAAAAACGTGTTTACATGACTTACGATAATTTTCCTCAAGATGCTAAACCAGGAGAGCGTATTCTTTTAGACGACGGAAAATTAATTTTCGAAGTGGTGTCTACAGATAAAAAAACCGAAGTAAAAGCCAGAGTCATTCAAGGCGGTCCCCTAAAGTCTAGAAAAGGGGTCAACCTACCAAACACAAATATTTCTCAACCCGCGTTAACAGAAAAAGATATTGAAGATGCCATATTTGCTTGCGAATTGCAGGTCGACTGGATGGCACTGTCTTTTGTGCGTCACGCTGAAGATTTAATGGTATTGCAGGAATTAATTAAGAAACACAGTGAACATAAAATACCAATCATTGCTAAAATTGAAAAACCGGAAGGTGTAGAAAATATCGATAAAATTGTGGCCTATTGTGATGGTTTAATGGTAGCACGTGGTGATTTAGGTGTAGAAATTCCAGCTCAAGAAGTACCACTAGTACAAAAGCAACTGGTACTTCGTGCAAAGAGAGCAAGAATTCCAGTAATTATTGCGACACAAATGATGGAAACCATGATCGATAGCCTAACGCCAACACGTGCTGAGGTTAATGATGTTGCTAACTCTGTAATGGATGGCGCAGATGCCGTAATGCTTTCGGGAGAAACCAGTGTTGGTAAATACCCTGTGGAAGTGATTAGGCAAATGGCGAGCATTATACGTAGTGTAGAAGACAGTGATTTAATTAATGTACCACAAGAGCCGCCACAAATTCGTACCAAGCGCTACATTACAAAATCTATTTGTTACCACGCATCGCTTATGGCCAATGAAATTAATGCCAATGGCATATCAACCTTAACAAATAGTGGTTACACGGCTTTTCAAATTTCGGCATGGAGACCAAGTGCACATATTTTAGTTTTCACTTCAAACAAACGTATTTTAACGCAACTCAATTTGCTTTGGGGTGTTAAAGCTTTTTTTTATGATAAGTTCGTAAGCACAGATGAAACCATAGAAGATGTAAATAGGATGGCGCAAGAAATGGGTTATCTAAAAAAAGGAGACATGCTGGTAAGTTTAGCAGCCATGCCAATTCAAGAAAAGGGAATGGTGAATACGTTAAGGGTTACTGAGATTTAA
- a CDS encoding IPExxxVDY family protein yields the protein MAIKKLVLDDFYEEDHFSLIGIHCTIEDYRLAFLLNKALGIRLTRKDKDFDNNNLKTTFSIFEWEDHTQFNTWNLVSNTCKVISSEMNENLDSLFSFDQMTTQTHHLVSEYKKANFLLKINNELNFKKEKLILEKILNIDHVITAYSIAANALKSKDQLIFN from the coding sequence ATGGCTATTAAAAAACTCGTTTTAGATGACTTTTATGAGGAAGATCACTTTTCTTTAATTGGTATTCATTGCACGATAGAAGATTATAGGTTGGCTTTTTTATTAAATAAAGCTTTAGGTATTAGACTTACAAGAAAAGACAAAGATTTCGATAATAACAATTTGAAAACAACCTTTTCTATTTTTGAATGGGAAGATCATACCCAATTTAATACATGGAATTTAGTGTCTAATACGTGTAAGGTTATTTCAAGCGAAATGAATGAAAACTTGGATTCGTTGTTCAGTTTTGACCAAATGACAACGCAAACGCACCATTTAGTTTCAGAATATAAGAAAGCAAATTTCCTATTAAAAATTAATAATGAGTTGAATTTTAAAAAGGAAAAACTCATTTTAGAAAAAATACTTAACATAGATCATGTCATTACAGCGTACAGTATTGCTGCGAATGCCTTAAAATCTAAAGATCAACTAATATTTAACTAA
- the rnc gene encoding ribonuclease III has product MKRIRNIFTSRKKDNGIFFTTISEIIGYKPKDIKHFKTAFTHRSMNIKNANGHIINYERLEFLGDAMLSAVIAHHLYEEVPSGDEGYLTKMRSKIVSREHLNELGRDLKLISLVESKIPKGQFGDNIHGNLFESLVGAIYLDGGYKACEKFIYKRVITPFVDIEQLEGKVISYKSLLIEWCQKEKKTFDYNVYEDTGNDNIRHFSVKLSIDDKIVSKGRATSKKKAEEKASKRAFFVFQNQISKAFL; this is encoded by the coding sequence ATGAAACGCATTCGAAACATATTCACATCCCGTAAAAAAGATAACGGGATTTTTTTTACCACAATTTCAGAAATTATAGGTTATAAGCCTAAGGACATTAAGCATTTTAAGACGGCTTTTACGCACCGTTCTATGAACATAAAAAATGCTAATGGGCATATTATAAATTATGAACGTTTAGAGTTTTTGGGAGATGCCATGTTAAGTGCTGTGATTGCGCATCACTTATATGAAGAGGTGCCTAGCGGTGATGAAGGCTATTTAACGAAGATGCGTTCTAAAATTGTGAGCAGAGAGCATCTCAATGAGCTGGGGCGTGATTTAAAACTGATTAGTTTAGTAGAAAGCAAAATTCCAAAAGGACAATTTGGAGACAATATTCATGGTAATCTATTTGAGTCCTTAGTTGGTGCTATTTACCTGGATGGCGGTTATAAGGCTTGCGAAAAATTTATTTATAAGCGCGTCATCACACCTTTTGTAGACATTGAGCAATTGGAAGGGAAAGTGATAAGCTACAAGAGCTTACTTATAGAGTGGTGCCAAAAAGAGAAGAAAACCTTCGATTACAACGTTTATGAAGATACAGGAAATGATAACATTCGCCATTTTTCTGTAAAACTATCCATAGATGATAAAATAGTCTCTAAAGGTAGAGCGACTTCAAAAAAGAAAGCCGAAGAAAAGGCCTCGAAGCGTGCTTTTTTTGTATTTCAAAATCAAATTTCTAAAGCGTTTTTATAA
- the fabF gene encoding beta-ketoacyl-ACP synthase II — translation MELKRVVVTGLGALTPIGNTKDEYWDALIKGKSGAAPITYFDTEKFKTKFACELKNFVATDFIDRKEARKMDRFTQYAMVASDEAIADAKLDLDTINKLRVGVIWGAGIGGLETFQNEVLNFAEGDGTPRFNPFFIPKMIADIAPGNISIKNGFMGPNYTTVSACASSANAMIDALNYIRLGYCDVIVTGGSEAAVTIAGMGGFNAMHALSTRNESPETASRPFDATRDGFVLGEGAGAIILEEYEHAKARGAKIYAEVLGGGMSSDAYHMTAPHPDGIGVIAVMRNCLENAGLKPEDVDHINTHGTSTPLGDVAELKAISEVFGSHAKNININSTKSMTGHLLGAAGAIESIASILAMEHGIVPPTINHTTIDDTIDPNLNLTLNKPQKRDIKVAMSNTFGFGGHNACVLFKKLD, via the coding sequence ATGGAACTTAAGCGAGTTGTAGTAACAGGTCTAGGCGCACTTACACCTATAGGAAACACCAAAGATGAATATTGGGACGCCCTTATTAAAGGAAAAAGTGGTGCTGCGCCTATTACATACTTTGATACTGAAAAGTTTAAAACAAAATTCGCTTGTGAGTTGAAAAACTTCGTCGCGACCGATTTTATTGATAGAAAGGAAGCGCGAAAAATGGACAGGTTTACGCAGTACGCAATGGTCGCATCTGATGAGGCTATTGCGGACGCTAAACTAGATTTAGACACCATCAATAAGCTTAGAGTTGGTGTTATATGGGGCGCAGGAATTGGAGGACTTGAAACCTTTCAGAACGAAGTGTTAAATTTTGCTGAAGGTGATGGAACACCAAGATTTAACCCCTTCTTCATCCCCAAAATGATTGCAGATATTGCCCCCGGAAATATTTCTATTAAAAATGGATTTATGGGTCCTAATTATACCACGGTATCTGCCTGTGCATCTTCTGCAAATGCGATGATTGATGCTTTAAATTATATTCGTTTAGGCTATTGTGATGTTATTGTAACCGGAGGAAGTGAAGCCGCTGTTACTATCGCCGGAATGGGAGGGTTTAATGCGATGCACGCGTTATCCACTAGAAATGAAAGCCCAGAAACAGCCTCAAGACCTTTTGATGCAACTAGAGATGGGTTTGTGTTAGGGGAAGGTGCTGGAGCAATTATTTTAGAAGAATATGAGCACGCAAAAGCAAGAGGAGCAAAAATTTATGCCGAAGTTTTAGGTGGCGGCATGTCTAGCGATGCTTACCATATGACTGCACCACATCCAGATGGTATTGGTGTTATCGCAGTTATGAGAAACTGTTTAGAAAACGCTGGCTTAAAGCCTGAAGATGTAGATCATATAAATACACACGGTACATCGACACCTTTGGGAGATGTTGCCGAACTGAAAGCAATTTCTGAGGTTTTTGGTAGTCATGCCAAAAACATTAATATTAATTCTACGAAATCAATGACGGGTCATTTGTTAGGTGCCGCAGGAGCCATTGAGTCTATTGCCTCTATTTTAGCAATGGAACATGGTATAGTGCCACCAACAATTAATCACACAACTATTGACGACACAATAGATCCTAATTTAAACTTAACGCTAAATAAACCTCAAAAAAGAGATATAAAGGTTGCTATGAGTAATACTTTTGGATTTGGCGGACATAATGCCTGTGTGTTATTTAAGAAGTTAGACTAA
- a CDS encoding acyl carrier protein, producing the protein MSDIASRVKAIIVDKLGVDENEVVTEASFTNDLGADSLDTVELIMEFEKEFDIQIPDDQAENIATVGQAVSYIEAAK; encoded by the coding sequence ATGTCAGACATTGCATCAAGAGTAAAAGCGATAATCGTAGACAAATTGGGTGTTGATGAAAACGAAGTTGTAACAGAAGCTAGCTTCACAAACGACTTAGGCGCAGATTCATTAGACACTGTTGAATTAATCATGGAATTTGAAAAAGAATTCGATATCCAAATTCCAGACGACCAAGCAGAAAACATTGCAACAGTAGGTCAAGCTGTATCATACATTGAAGCTGCAAAATAA
- a CDS encoding phosphoribosylglycinamide formyltransferase, with protein MKRVVIFASGSGSNAENLIRFFQNSDRTSVIQVLTNNPQAKVLERCKKLNVSALSFNKIAFTETEDVLNILKASNPDLIVLAGFLWKFPEKILKHFPNKVINLHPALLPKFGGKGMYGMHVHHAVVDQKETETGITIHYVNEHYDEGAVIFQAKCAVLASDSAETVAEKIHLLEMAHFPEVVKKILNA; from the coding sequence ATGAAACGTGTCGTAATTTTTGCGTCTGGAAGTGGAAGTAATGCCGAAAATTTAATTCGCTTTTTTCAAAATAGTGACCGTACTTCTGTTATTCAAGTACTCACTAACAATCCGCAAGCTAAAGTCTTGGAGCGCTGTAAAAAACTAAACGTTAGCGCGTTATCGTTTAATAAAATAGCCTTTACTGAAACTGAAGATGTGCTCAATATTTTAAAAGCATCGAACCCCGACTTAATTGTTCTCGCTGGTTTTCTTTGGAAATTCCCTGAGAAAATCTTGAAACACTTTCCAAATAAAGTGATTAATTTGCATCCTGCTTTACTCCCAAAGTTTGGTGGAAAAGGCATGTACGGCATGCATGTGCATCACGCCGTGGTAGACCAAAAAGAAACTGAAACAGGTATCACTATTCACTACGTAAATGAACATTATGATGAAGGCGCTGTTATTTTTCAAGCCAAATGTGCGGTTTTAGCTTCAGATTCTGCTGAAACTGTTGCAGAAAAAATTCATTTGTTAGAGATGGCACATTTTCCAGAGGTGGTTAAAAAAATATTGAATGCGTAG
- a CDS encoding viroplasmin family protein — protein MGKKKKKYYTVWKGHHIGVFDSWNDCKAQIKDYDGAQYKSFATFDAAKAALKGNYFDYIGKNKTFKSELSAEQLKKIGRPNYNSIAVDAASSGNPGIMEYRGVDTKTKRQLFIQGPFAEGTNNLGEFLALVHGLSYLKKHNSTRILYTDSKTAMSWVRKKTCNSKLERNTKNKPVYDLVDRAVNWLKDNDYKTTIVKWETKAWGEIPADFGRK, from the coding sequence ATGGGTAAAAAAAAGAAAAAATACTACACCGTTTGGAAAGGACATCATATTGGTGTCTTTGACTCTTGGAATGATTGTAAAGCGCAAATAAAAGATTATGATGGTGCGCAATACAAGTCTTTCGCAACTTTTGACGCAGCTAAAGCAGCGTTAAAAGGCAATTATTTCGATTATATAGGAAAAAACAAAACTTTTAAAAGTGAGCTGTCAGCTGAACAACTTAAAAAAATAGGGCGTCCCAATTATAACTCTATAGCGGTTGATGCTGCCTCAAGTGGTAATCCAGGTATCATGGAATACCGCGGTGTAGATACCAAAACAAAAAGACAACTCTTTATTCAAGGTCCTTTTGCTGAAGGCACTAATAATTTAGGAGAATTCTTAGCTTTAGTTCATGGGCTGAGTTATTTGAAAAAGCACAATAGTACGCGTATTCTTTATACAGATTCAAAAACAGCCATGAGCTGGGTACGAAAGAAGACTTGTAATTCTAAATTAGAACGTAACACCAAAAACAAACCGGTTTACGATTTAGTAGATCGCGCAGTCAACTGGCTTAAAGACAATGATTACAAGACTACTATTGTAAAATGGGAAACCAAAGCCTGGGGAGAAATACCTGCAGATTTTGGGCGGAAGTAA
- a CDS encoding type II toxin-antitoxin system RelE/ParE family toxin encodes MSFNIELSDESLLDLREARLYYFEVSIELQKKFDNEIVETIERIEFSPQHFQKRYRNIKIIFTKSFPFGIHYLVDGDTIKVQRILHQKRHY; translated from the coding sequence ATGAGTTTTAATATTGAATTAAGTGATGAGTCGCTTCTGGATCTTAGGGAGGCGCGTTTGTATTATTTTGAAGTATCTATAGAATTACAAAAAAAATTTGATAATGAGATTGTTGAAACTATTGAGAGAATAGAATTTAGCCCACAACATTTTCAAAAACGATATCGCAACATCAAAATAATTTTCACAAAGTCCTTTCCTTTTGGAATTCATTATTTAGTAGATGGAGATACTATCAAAGTGCAAAGAATATTACATCAAAAAAGACATTACTAA
- a CDS encoding PfkB family carbohydrate kinase: MSKLVVVGTVAFDAIETPFGKTDKILGGAATYIGLSASNFNVDTAAVSVVGGDFPQEYLDLLTDRGINIDGIEIVKEGKTFFWSGKYRNDMNSRDTLATELNVLEHFTPVVPESYKDAEIVMLGNLHPLTQQSVLDQMTKKPKLAILDTMNFWMDIALDDLLSVIKNVDVITINDEEARQLTGEYSLVVAARKIHEMGPKYVVIKKGEHGALLFHDENVFYAPALPLEEVFDPTGAGDTFAGGFAGYLAKTGDTSFENMKNAVIYGSTLASFCVEKFGTERMLNLKDKEIYKRLQQFKDLTQFEIVLTAAQ; this comes from the coding sequence ATGAGTAAATTAGTAGTAGTAGGTACCGTAGCTTTTGATGCTATTGAAACCCCTTTTGGAAAAACAGATAAAATATTGGGAGGTGCAGCCACGTATATTGGCTTGTCGGCTTCTAACTTTAATGTTGATACAGCAGCTGTTTCAGTTGTTGGTGGAGATTTTCCGCAAGAATATCTTGACCTGTTAACAGATAGAGGCATTAATATAGATGGTATCGAAATCGTAAAAGAGGGTAAAACCTTCTTTTGGAGTGGCAAATACCGCAACGATATGAATTCTCGTGACACGCTGGCGACAGAACTTAATGTCTTAGAACATTTTACACCTGTTGTACCAGAAAGTTATAAAGACGCAGAAATTGTCATGTTAGGAAATTTACATCCCTTAACACAACAAAGTGTTTTAGATCAGATGACAAAAAAGCCTAAGTTGGCTATTTTAGACACCATGAACTTCTGGATGGATATTGCTTTAGACGATTTACTTTCAGTAATAAAAAATGTTGATGTTATTACTATTAATGATGAAGAGGCAAGACAATTAACCGGAGAATATTCTTTAGTTGTTGCTGCGCGTAAGATTCATGAAATGGGCCCTAAGTATGTGGTGATTAAAAAAGGAGAGCACGGTGCTTTACTTTTTCATGATGAGAATGTGTTCTATGCCCCAGCCTTGCCTTTAGAAGAAGTGTTTGATCCTACGGGAGCAGGCGACACGTTTGCCGGTGGTTTTGCTGGTTATTTAGCAAAAACAGGAGATACCTCTTTCGAGAATATGAAAAACGCTGTTATTTATGGTTCAACATTAGCTTCCTTTTGTGTAGAAAAATTTGGAACAGAGCGTATGCTAAACCTAAAAGATAAAGAAATCTATAAACGCTTACAGCAATTTAAAGATTTAACACAATTTGAAATTGTCCTAACAGCGGCTCAATAA
- a CDS encoding amidophosphoribosyltransferase, with amino-acid sequence MSDALKHECGIAHIRLLKPLEYYKEKYGSAFYGVNKMYLLMEKQHNRGQDGAGFASIKLDTKPGERYISRVRSVAQQPIQDIFAQINERINKELTEHPEYNNDVALQKQNIPYIGEVLLGHVRYGTFGKNSVESVHPFLRQNNWQHRNLILAGNFNMTNVKELFSNLVELGQHPKEYTDTITIMEKIGHFLDDAVSKIYKDLKKEGYSKNECSPLIAKRLKVGKILRKAAKNWDGGYAMAGLLGHGDSFVLRDPAGIRPVYYYKDDEVVVVASERPVIQTVFNVEFDDVKELEPGHAIITKKSGEVSIKKILEPLERKACSFERIYFSRGSDAEIYQERKMLGRLLMPEVLNAIGHDTANSVFSYIPNTAETSFYGMIETVEEYLNERKTQAILEGNGKLSKERVINILKERPRIEKIAIKDVKLRTFITEDSSRDDLVAHVYDVTYGVIKPTDNLVIIDDSIVRGTTLKKSIIKMMDRLHPKKIVVVSSAPQIRYPDCYGIDMANLGTLVAFNAALALLKENNKYHIVDDVYNKCKAQVNLKDKEVKNFVKEIYDQFTPEEISSKISELLSDDSVNAEVEIIFQPVENLHKACPKNLGDWYFTGNYPTAGGNRVVNRAFINFYEGNKERAY; translated from the coding sequence ATGAGTGATGCTTTAAAACACGAGTGCGGAATTGCACACATTAGACTATTAAAACCTTTAGAATACTACAAAGAAAAGTATGGCAGTGCGTTTTACGGCGTAAACAAAATGTACTTATTGATGGAAAAACAACACAATCGTGGTCAGGATGGTGCTGGTTTTGCAAGTATAAAATTAGACACCAAACCTGGTGAACGCTATATTAGTCGTGTACGTTCTGTCGCTCAACAACCCATTCAGGACATCTTTGCTCAAATCAACGAGCGTATTAATAAAGAATTAACTGAGCATCCAGAGTATAATAATGACGTTGCGCTACAAAAGCAAAACATACCCTACATTGGCGAAGTGCTTTTAGGACATGTGCGTTATGGCACCTTTGGTAAAAACAGCGTAGAAAGTGTACATCCCTTTTTAAGACAAAATAACTGGCAACACAGAAACCTTATTTTAGCTGGCAACTTTAACATGACTAATGTTAAAGAACTCTTTAGCAACTTGGTTGAGCTAGGGCAGCACCCTAAAGAATATACCGATACCATTACTATAATGGAAAAAATTGGTCATTTTCTAGATGATGCTGTTAGTAAAATTTATAAAGATTTAAAAAAGGAAGGGTATAGTAAAAACGAATGTTCTCCATTAATAGCAAAACGGTTAAAAGTTGGGAAGATCCTAAGAAAGGCCGCTAAAAACTGGGATGGGGGTTATGCTATGGCAGGTTTATTAGGCCATGGTGATTCGTTTGTTTTACGGGATCCTGCAGGTATCCGCCCGGTGTATTATTATAAGGATGACGAAGTTGTTGTTGTCGCTTCAGAACGTCCTGTAATTCAAACCGTCTTTAATGTAGAATTTGATGATGTCAAAGAATTAGAGCCGGGTCATGCCATTATCACCAAAAAATCGGGAGAAGTTTCTATTAAAAAAATCTTAGAACCTCTTGAACGTAAAGCCTGTTCTTTTGAGCGCATTTATTTTTCACGCGGAAGCGATGCTGAAATCTATCAAGAACGTAAAATGTTAGGCCGTTTATTAATGCCTGAAGTACTAAATGCTATTGGTCACGACACTGCAAATTCGGTTTTTTCGTACATACCAAATACAGCGGAAACCTCTTTCTATGGCATGATAGAAACCGTTGAAGAATATCTAAACGAAAGAAAAACGCAAGCTATTTTAGAGGGTAACGGGAAGTTGTCTAAGGAGCGGGTTATTAATATTTTAAAAGAAAGACCACGTATTGAAAAAATTGCCATTAAAGATGTTAAGTTAAGAACGTTTATAACCGAAGATAGCAGCCGTGATGATTTAGTCGCGCATGTTTATGATGTGACCTATGGCGTGATTAAACCTACAGATAACTTGGTTATCATAGACGATAGTATTGTTCGCGGTACAACTTTGAAGAAAAGTATTATTAAAATGATGGATCGACTACATCCTAAAAAAATAGTCGTCGTATCCTCTGCACCACAAATACGTTATCCAGATTGTTATGGTATAGACATGGCTAATTTGGGAACCTTGGTTGCTTTTAATGCTGCTTTAGCCTTACTAAAAGAAAACAACAAGTACCACATAGTTGATGACGTTTACAATAAATGTAAAGCCCAAGTAAATTTAAAAGATAAAGAGGTTAAGAACTTTGTAAAAGAAATTTATGACCAATTTACACCTGAAGAGATATCGTCTAAAATATCAGAATTATTGAGTGACGATTCGGTTAATGCAGAAGTTGAAATCATTTTTCAACCCGTAGAAAACCTTCATAAAGCATGTCCTAAAAATTTAGGCGACTGGTATTTTACAGGAAATTACCCTACTGCTGGAGGAAACAGAGTGGTTAACAGGGCATTTATTAATTTTTATGAAGGCAATAAAGAGCGAGCTTATTAA
- a CDS encoding superoxide dismutase, whose product MAFELPKLKYAYDALEPNIDARTMEIHHSKHHNGYTTKLNDAIEGTDLEGKTIENILTNLDMENKAVRNNGGGFYNHSLFWEVMNPEDKGQLSGELKTAIEAAFKSVDAFKEAFSKAAATQFGSGWAWLCVHKGGKVEVCSTPNQDNPLMPGVSCGGTPILGLDVWEHAYYLNYQNRRPDYIDAFFDVINWNEVERRFALAK is encoded by the coding sequence ATGGCTTTCGAATTACCGAAATTAAAATATGCATACGACGCTTTAGAACCAAATATAGATGCGCGTACCATGGAAATACATCACTCTAAACATCACAACGGGTATACTACCAAATTAAATGATGCCATAGAGGGAACCGACTTAGAAGGAAAAACAATTGAAAATATCTTGACTAATTTAGATATGGAAAATAAAGCGGTTAGAAATAATGGTGGCGGATTTTATAATCACTCTCTATTTTGGGAGGTAATGAATCCTGAAGACAAAGGTCAGTTGTCTGGAGAATTAAAGACCGCTATTGAAGCAGCATTTAAATCTGTAGATGCTTTTAAAGAAGCCTTCAGCAAAGCTGCTGCTACTCAATTTGGTTCTGGTTGGGCATGGTTGTGTGTGCACAAAGGGGGAAAAGTAGAGGTGTGTTCTACACCTAATCAAGACAACCCATTAATGCCTGGCGTTAGTTGTGGTGGAACTCCAATTTTAGGATTAGATGTATGGGAGCACGCTTATTATTTAAATTATCAAAATAGAAGACCAGACTACATTGATGCGTTTTTTGACGTAATTAACTGGAATGAAGTAGAAAGACGTTTTGCTTTGGCAAAATAG